A DNA window from Bacteroides cellulosilyticus contains the following coding sequences:
- a CDS encoding PG0541 family transporter-associated protein: MKSVFITFDQAFFERIMALLDRQGCRGFSYWQQVQGRGSKTGEPHYGSHAWPSMCSAIITIVDEAKVDPLLDALHQMDEETQQLGLRAFVWNIEKTI, translated from the coding sequence ATGAAGTCAGTATTTATAACATTCGACCAGGCATTCTTTGAGCGTATCATGGCGTTGCTCGACCGCCAGGGTTGCCGTGGATTCAGCTATTGGCAGCAAGTGCAGGGACGTGGCAGCAAGACGGGTGAGCCGCACTATGGCAGTCATGCATGGCCCAGCATGTGCTCTGCTATTATTACTATTGTAGACGAAGCTAAAGTAGATCCGTTGCTCGATGCACTCCATCAGATGGACGAGGAGACTCAGCAACTCGGTCTCCGGGCATTTGTCTGGAACATTGAGAAGACGATATAG